A single genomic interval of Acidovorax sp. 1608163 harbors:
- a CDS encoding cephalosporin hydroxylase family protein, whose amino-acid sequence MSSPSVPSPEQVFAQERLDRVQAYARDAEFQSLSQAWLRESMQRKYVYNFDWLGRPIIQYPNDMVAMQELVWRVRPDLIIETGIAHGGSLVLSASLLAMLDMCDAIESGQSIDPRQSHRKVLGIDIDIRAHNRAAIEAHPMASRITMLQGSSVAPDVVAQVHAFAKDYRRVLVCLDSMHTHDHVLAELQAYAPLVSVGSYCVVFDTFVQDMPPGFFSDRPWDVENNPKTAVHEWVQVRSDFVVDAHWDQRLMVTVAPQGFLRRVA is encoded by the coding sequence ATGTCCTCCCCATCCGTTCCATCTCCTGAACAGGTGTTTGCCCAAGAACGCCTGGACCGTGTACAGGCTTATGCCCGGGATGCAGAGTTTCAGTCGCTCTCACAGGCTTGGCTGCGGGAGTCCATGCAGCGCAAATATGTCTACAACTTTGATTGGCTGGGACGGCCCATCATCCAGTACCCCAACGACATGGTGGCCATGCAGGAGCTGGTGTGGCGTGTTCGCCCCGACCTCATCATTGAAACGGGCATAGCCCACGGTGGCTCGCTGGTGCTCAGCGCGTCTTTGCTTGCCATGTTGGACATGTGTGATGCCATTGAGTCCGGGCAATCCATCGATCCACGCCAATCCCATCGCAAGGTGCTGGGCATCGATATTGACATCCGCGCCCACAACCGCGCTGCCATTGAAGCTCACCCGATGGCCAGCCGTATCACGATGCTGCAGGGCTCTTCGGTGGCACCTGATGTGGTGGCGCAAGTGCACGCATTTGCCAAGGACTATCGGCGCGTGCTCGTCTGTCTGGACTCTATGCACACGCACGACCATGTGTTGGCTGAGCTTCAGGCGTACGCTCCGCTGGTGTCTGTTGGTAGCTACTGTGTTGTGTTTGACACGTTTGTGCAGGATATGCCCCCGGGCTTTTTCTCTGACAGACCCTGGGATGTTGAGAACAACCCCAAAACGGCGGTGCATGAGTGGGTGCAAGTGCGCAGCGACTTTGTGGTGGATGCGCACTGGGATCAGCGCCTGATGGTGACGGTTGCTCCACAGGGCTTCTTGCGGCGAGTGGCCTGA
- a CDS encoding DegT/DnrJ/EryC1/StrS aminotransferase family protein, protein MNKPERIPLSRPSITDREVELATDAARSGWGAQCYAYLERFEVAFANHIGVPHAIATSSCTGALHMGLAALGIGAGDEVILADTNWVASVAPVLQLGATPVLVDICADTWCLDVDAVRAAITPRTRAIIAVHLYGNLCDMDALQTLGNEYGIAVVEDAAEAIGSTYLGQRAGAMGAFGVFSFHGSKTISTGEGGMFVTSDARLYDKVLSLSNHGRVKGQTRQFWPEMLGFKYKMSNLQAALGCAQLERVEALVARKREILQSYRDAFAGESSIRMNPEPEGTHIGAWMPTVVVDGQSGVMANGMLEKFVHANIDARPFFAPLSTLPWMPPNATGANAQSVYERAVNLPSFHDMTNDQIARVSYVLLEAVRRA, encoded by the coding sequence ATGAACAAGCCAGAACGAATTCCGCTGTCCCGCCCATCTATCACCGATCGTGAGGTGGAACTGGCGACCGATGCCGCCCGCAGCGGCTGGGGGGCCCAGTGCTACGCCTACCTGGAGCGCTTCGAGGTGGCTTTTGCCAACCACATCGGGGTTCCCCATGCGATTGCGACTTCCAGCTGCACGGGGGCTTTGCACATGGGGCTTGCGGCGTTGGGCATTGGGGCGGGAGATGAGGTCATTTTGGCTGACACCAATTGGGTGGCATCCGTGGCGCCCGTGCTGCAGTTGGGGGCCACGCCGGTGCTGGTCGACATCTGTGCAGACACCTGGTGCCTTGACGTGGATGCCGTGCGCGCCGCCATCACGCCGCGCACGCGCGCCATTATTGCGGTGCACCTGTACGGCAACCTGTGCGACATGGATGCTTTGCAGACCCTCGGCAATGAGTACGGTATTGCCGTGGTGGAAGACGCAGCGGAGGCCATCGGCTCGACCTACCTTGGGCAACGGGCCGGAGCCATGGGGGCCTTTGGCGTGTTTTCCTTTCACGGCTCCAAAACCATCTCGACCGGTGAGGGCGGAATGTTTGTGACCAGCGATGCTCGGCTGTATGACAAGGTGCTGTCACTGTCTAACCATGGGCGCGTCAAGGGTCAGACCCGCCAGTTCTGGCCAGAAATGCTGGGCTTCAAGTACAAGATGTCCAACTTGCAGGCAGCCTTGGGCTGCGCCCAGTTGGAGCGGGTCGAAGCGCTGGTAGCCCGCAAGCGGGAAATACTGCAGAGTTATCGCGATGCCTTTGCAGGCGAGTCCTCCATTCGCATGAATCCTGAGCCCGAGGGCACCCACATTGGCGCTTGGATGCCCACGGTCGTGGTGGACGGGCAGTCCGGGGTGATGGCCAATGGCATGCTGGAGAAGTTCGTTCACGCCAATATAGATGCGCGGCCTTTTTTCGCACCTCTGTCCACGCTGCCTTGGATGCCCCCCAATGCCACGGGTGCCAACGCGCAGAGTGTGTACGAGAGGGCGGTGAATCTGCCCAGCTTCCATGACATGACCAACGATCAGATCGCTAGGGTGTCGTATGTGTTGCTGGAGGCTGTTCGCCGTGCGTGA
- a CDS encoding flagellar protein FliT, which produces MSSMLIDYYKAIEDSSAKMLEAAKLKDWDGVVRYEGACAVLIEQLRFKSQEHELLPEHRREKTRIMQRILRNDAQIRCLAEPWLAQFEHLFEGQPQMMH; this is translated from the coding sequence ATGTCCAGCATGTTGATTGATTACTACAAAGCCATTGAAGACAGCAGCGCCAAGATGTTGGAGGCCGCCAAGCTCAAGGATTGGGACGGGGTGGTGCGCTATGAAGGCGCTTGTGCCGTGCTGATTGAGCAATTGCGCTTCAAGTCGCAAGAGCACGAGTTGTTGCCTGAGCACCGCCGTGAGAAGACGCGCATCATGCAGCGCATCTTGCGCAACGATGCCCAGATCCGCTGCTTGGCCGAGCCCTGGCTGGCCCAGTTTGAGCACCTGTTTGAAGGTCAGCCGCAGATGATGCATTGA
- a CDS encoding dTDP-4-dehydrorhamnose 3,5-epimerase family protein, with the protein MSSRFVYTPLPLHGLVRVQRQPQQDARGLFERMFCADELAAVGWTQPIAQINHSITRQRASVRGLHYQCPPHAEMKLVSCLRGEVWDVAVDLRAGSPTFLQWHAERLSSDNACALLIPPGFAHGFQALTQDAELMYLHSAAYAPGAEAGLSPRDPRLALPWPLPVGEMSERDCGHALLTESFEGVHL; encoded by the coding sequence GTGAGTTCGCGGTTCGTCTACACCCCCTTGCCCCTGCACGGCTTGGTGCGCGTACAGCGCCAGCCTCAGCAGGATGCGCGGGGCCTGTTCGAGCGCATGTTCTGCGCCGACGAACTGGCCGCCGTGGGCTGGACGCAGCCCATCGCTCAAATTAATCACAGCATCACCCGCCAGCGTGCCAGCGTGCGCGGCCTGCACTACCAGTGCCCGCCCCATGCCGAGATGAAGCTGGTGAGCTGTCTGCGCGGCGAGGTGTGGGACGTGGCCGTGGACTTGCGGGCGGGCTCACCCACCTTTTTGCAATGGCATGCCGAGCGCCTGTCTTCCGACAACGCCTGCGCGCTACTCATCCCGCCCGGCTTTGCGCACGGCTTTCAGGCGCTGACCCAGGACGCTGAACTGATGTATTTGCACTCTGCCGCCTACGCGCCCGGCGCAGAGGCCGGGCTGAGCCCGCGGGACCCGCGCCTGGCACTGCCCTGGCCGTTGCCGGTGGGCGAGATGTCCGAGCGCGACTGCGGCCACGCGTTGCTGACCGAATCATTTGAAGGAGTGCACTTGTGA
- the fliD gene encoding flagellar filament capping protein FliD, whose protein sequence is MATISSVGVGASGLNVKDIITKLVDLEKAPLDTLTTQKATVSTKISAFGQMKSLVSTLSDAASKLSSVTGWNAVSTTSSDSKYVSATAVGGTLPTTFSVEVQSLAKAQATASSALLPVGGALGAGTLRLELGKWSVSPSSFTPGSGVPVDIDISASDKLSDVASKINGANAGVTASILSDASGERLLLRSKTTGEAAGFRLSAMEGGDTDITSAANTDASGLSRLVNGSTVTQAAADAKATVNGIAVSSGTNAFTNTVSGVTFNAVQVTAAPIEISVAQDTSAVSTNIDAFVSAYNAINQLINEATKFDSTAGKGALLQGDSTTISLQNMLRSAVQSVTTGSSVFQRLADVGITQQRGGDLAVDSTKLKKAMTENMDELKNMFRNTGGGSADGIAVKVKAMATNLLSDAGFFKSKDNALQLALKRNAAEVTRVNEKVDAFEKRITARYNALDTQMSSLTALNAYISQQVTTWNKSSG, encoded by the coding sequence ATGGCTACTATTTCATCCGTTGGTGTCGGCGCCAGTGGCCTGAATGTCAAAGACATCATTACCAAATTGGTGGACTTGGAAAAAGCGCCTCTGGACACTTTGACAACTCAGAAGGCAACGGTCAGCACCAAAATTTCTGCTTTCGGGCAGATGAAGTCGCTGGTATCCACTTTGTCGGACGCTGCCAGTAAGCTCAGCAGCGTGACGGGCTGGAATGCGGTTTCCACGACATCCTCAGACAGTAAATACGTCAGTGCTACCGCCGTGGGCGGCACCTTGCCCACCACTTTCAGTGTGGAGGTCCAAAGTCTAGCCAAGGCGCAGGCCACCGCCTCTTCTGCACTCTTGCCCGTGGGCGGTGCGTTGGGTGCTGGCACGTTGCGGCTTGAGTTGGGCAAGTGGAGTGTGTCTCCGTCTTCGTTCACACCAGGCTCGGGCGTGCCTGTCGATATAGATATTTCGGCCTCAGACAAGCTCAGTGATGTGGCCAGCAAGATCAATGGCGCCAATGCCGGGGTGACGGCGAGTATCCTCAGCGACGCTTCAGGCGAGCGGCTGTTGCTGCGCAGCAAGACCACGGGCGAAGCTGCCGGGTTCCGTCTGAGCGCCATGGAGGGGGGTGATACTGATATCACCAGCGCAGCCAATACAGATGCCTCGGGCTTGTCGCGCCTGGTCAATGGCAGCACGGTGACGCAGGCGGCGGCCGATGCCAAGGCCACTGTGAATGGCATTGCCGTCTCGTCCGGTACCAACGCTTTTACCAATACCGTATCAGGTGTGACGTTCAATGCGGTGCAAGTCACGGCCGCGCCAATTGAGATTTCTGTGGCGCAGGATACTTCGGCGGTTTCGACCAATATCGATGCATTTGTCTCCGCCTATAACGCCATCAATCAGCTGATCAATGAGGCGACCAAGTTTGACTCGACAGCAGGCAAGGGGGCTTTGTTACAAGGGGATTCGACAACGATATCCCTGCAGAACATGTTGCGTTCAGCTGTGCAGTCTGTGACGACGGGCTCTTCGGTGTTTCAACGCTTGGCGGATGTGGGTATCACCCAGCAGCGCGGCGGCGATTTGGCGGTGGACAGCACCAAGCTGAAAAAAGCCATGACCGAGAACATGGACGAACTCAAGAACATGTTCCGCAATACGGGCGGGGGCTCCGCTGATGGCATCGCGGTCAAGGTCAAGGCCATGGCCACGAACTTGCTCTCTGATGCCGGTTTCTTCAAATCCAAAGACAATGCCTTGCAATTGGCGCTCAAGCGCAATGCGGCCGAAGTGACGCGGGTGAACGAAAAAGTGGACGCATTTGAGAAACGCATCACCGCGCGCTACAACGCGCTGGACACCCAGATGTCCAGCCTGACGGCCTTGAATGCCTACATTTCCCAGCAAGTCACCACATGGAATAAATCCTCGGGTTGA
- the fliS gene encoding flagellar export chaperone FliS, translated as MFTAHNPRAVNAYQRINVETSMHTIDQHQLVSLLYEGVLGSVATARGALARGDVQIKCNSIAKAIRIIEEGLSTALDRVDGGQLAENLGALYDYCVRKLISANAQNDDAMLQEVMRLIEPIATGWNEIKKNAMSPQVAVPAMSGKPVLMEA; from the coding sequence ATGTTTACCGCCCACAACCCTCGTGCAGTCAACGCTTACCAGCGTATCAATGTAGAAACCAGCATGCACACCATTGACCAGCACCAGTTGGTCAGTCTGTTGTATGAAGGCGTGCTTGGTTCCGTGGCCACGGCCAGGGGTGCATTGGCGCGCGGCGATGTCCAGATCAAGTGCAACAGCATTGCCAAAGCCATCCGCATCATTGAAGAAGGTCTGAGCACGGCGTTGGACCGCGTCGATGGTGGCCAGTTGGCGGAAAACCTGGGCGCGCTGTATGACTACTGTGTGCGAAAGCTGATCTCTGCCAATGCGCAAAACGACGACGCCATGCTGCAAGAAGTCATGCGCTTGATCGAGCCCATCGCTACGGGTTGGAACGAAATCAAAAAGAACGCCATGTCTCCGCAAGTTGCTGTGCCAGCCATGTCTGGGAAGCCAGTGCTGATGGAGGCTTAA
- a CDS encoding NeuD/PglB/VioB family sugar acetyltransferase: MRLLARWCPPGVGGLGGSGHARVLLDVIGPLGYVAAFVDEAPVPSLLEGVPVLLGQAGFLDWCRTRKPAQHCYGVAAVGRQGGHRQRILQALHGQGISTPLLVHPQASVSPQARIGQGGQVLAMAVVAAYASLGDACIVNHRASVDHECSLGDGVTVGPGATLCGCVEVGADAFIGAGATVLPRIRIGAGAMIGAGAVVTRDVPPGAVVMGNPARVQSRLSAAQL; the protein is encoded by the coding sequence ATGCGTCTGCTCGCACGCTGGTGCCCTCCGGGGGTGGGTGGTCTGGGGGGCTCGGGCCATGCCCGGGTGTTGCTGGACGTGATCGGCCCACTTGGGTATGTGGCCGCCTTTGTGGACGAGGCCCCTGTGCCCAGCTTGCTGGAGGGGGTTCCGGTGCTGCTGGGGCAGGCGGGCTTTCTGGACTGGTGCCGCACCCGTAAACCTGCCCAGCACTGTTACGGTGTGGCAGCGGTCGGAAGGCAGGGGGGGCATCGCCAGCGCATTCTGCAAGCCCTGCACGGGCAAGGCATCTCCACGCCATTGCTGGTCCATCCCCAAGCCAGTGTCAGCCCGCAGGCCCGCATCGGGCAGGGAGGGCAGGTGTTGGCGATGGCCGTGGTGGCTGCATATGCGTCGTTGGGCGATGCCTGTATCGTGAACCACCGGGCCAGTGTGGACCACGAGTGTTCTCTCGGTGATGGTGTCACCGTAGGGCCAGGCGCCACGCTGTGCGGGTGTGTGGAGGTGGGCGCCGACGCCTTCATCGGTGCCGGAGCTACTGTGCTGCCACGCATTCGCATCGGGGCAGGGGCCATGATTGGTGCTGGTGCTGTGGTTACCCGTGATGTGCCGCCAGGTGCGGTCGTGATGGGCAACCCAGCCCGAGTGCAATCCCGTCTTTCCGCTGCGCAGCTGTGA
- a CDS encoding class I SAM-dependent methyltransferase — MKCRHCGQPLHLPFLDLGSAPPSNAYLSEAALCAPETWFPLRVLVCTHCWLVQTEDHAGREALFTHDYAYFSSFSTSWLAHAKAYVQAMQQRLGLGADSCVVEVASNDGYLLQYVQQAGIPCYGIEPTASTAKAARALGLTVVERFFGVALADELAGAGRQADLIAANNVLAHVPDINDFVAGFASLLKPQGVATFEFPHLLRMVQGCQFDTAYHEHYSYLSLTAVQRIFAANGLVVIDVQELPTQGGSLRVLAARADATAHPQSTLDGAARVSQLLATEAAAGLLGEEFYNDFQPQASRIKCELLSFLLQCQTEGLSVGAYGAAAKGNTLLNFAGVRPDLLPYVADRNPAKQGQCLPGSRIPIVDEAHLRAHQPDRVLILPWNLRDEVATQLDYLHRWGGSLLWPCPGWRSLDEQARTNSAVPPIYHRS, encoded by the coding sequence GTGAAGTGCCGACACTGCGGCCAGCCGCTGCACCTGCCGTTTCTGGACCTGGGCAGCGCGCCCCCTTCCAACGCCTACCTGAGCGAGGCCGCCCTGTGCGCGCCCGAGACCTGGTTCCCTCTGCGCGTGCTGGTGTGCACGCACTGCTGGCTGGTGCAGACTGAAGACCACGCCGGGCGCGAAGCGCTGTTCACGCACGACTACGCCTACTTCAGCTCGTTCTCTACCTCCTGGCTCGCCCACGCCAAGGCTTATGTGCAGGCCATGCAGCAACGCCTGGGCCTGGGGGCTGACAGCTGCGTGGTGGAGGTGGCATCGAACGATGGCTACCTGCTGCAGTACGTGCAGCAAGCGGGTATTCCCTGCTACGGCATCGAGCCCACGGCCAGCACGGCCAAGGCGGCGCGGGCGTTGGGGCTCACGGTGGTCGAGCGATTCTTTGGCGTGGCCCTGGCCGACGAGTTGGCTGGCGCTGGGCGGCAGGCCGACCTGATCGCCGCCAACAATGTGCTGGCCCATGTGCCCGACATCAACGATTTTGTGGCGGGCTTTGCGAGTCTGCTCAAGCCCCAGGGCGTGGCCACGTTCGAGTTTCCGCACCTGCTGCGCATGGTGCAGGGTTGCCAGTTCGACACGGCTTATCACGAGCATTACTCCTATCTCTCGCTCACGGCGGTGCAGCGCATCTTTGCCGCCAACGGCCTTGTTGTGATCGATGTGCAGGAGCTGCCCACCCAAGGCGGCAGCCTGCGCGTGTTGGCTGCCCGGGCCGATGCGACGGCCCACCCGCAGTCCACGCTCGACGGCGCGGCCCGCGTGTCGCAACTGCTGGCCACCGAAGCGGCGGCAGGCCTGCTGGGCGAGGAGTTTTACAACGATTTTCAGCCTCAGGCCTCGCGCATTAAATGTGAGCTGCTATCTTTTTTGTTGCAATGCCAGACTGAAGGCCTCTCCGTAGGGGCCTATGGCGCCGCCGCCAAAGGCAACACCCTGCTCAACTTTGCCGGCGTGCGGCCCGATTTGTTGCCCTACGTGGCGGACAGGAACCCCGCCAAGCAGGGCCAGTGCCTGCCGGGCAGCCGCATCCCCATCGTCGATGAAGCCCATTTGCGCGCGCACCAGCCCGACCGGGTGCTGATCCTCCCCTGGAACCTGCGCGATGAAGTGGCCACGCAGTTGGACTATTTACATCGCTGGGGGGGAAGTTTGCTGTGGCCGTGCCCCGGCTGGAGGTCTTTGGATGAACAAGCCAGAACGAATTCCGCTGTCCCGCCCATCTATCACCGATCGTGA
- a CDS encoding flagellin, protein MAATINTNVASLTAQRNLGASQSSLNTSIQRLSSGLRINSAKDDAAGLAISERFTSQIKGLNQAVRNANDGISLAQTAEGALKASGDILQRVRELAVQSANASNSAGDRKALQQEVSQLVSELDRISQTTEFNGQKLLDGSFGTQQFQVGANANQTITAATGNLRTAVYGNNQVAAAGAAATSGAWGANGVTSSAVTINGSVGSKVVNVAANDTAKTIADNVNAVKGDTGVTATARTEVSLTFGAAGSYSLNLRSDNSTDQAVSFTLSAAGTADGLSAAVSAINDQSSKTGVTASLNSAGTAVVLTNATGNDIRVADTAVANSGAVTVQKLAADGTNSGAAATLAADTTANNAVSSGYITLDSDKSFSVDASTAAATDAFADGASTLKKVSDLDVTTFAKATDALKTVDSALSFINGERAKLGALQSRFETSISNLQVTSENLSSSRSRILDADFASETANLSRAQILQQAGTAMVAQANQLPQGVLSLLR, encoded by the coding sequence ATGGCAGCCACCATCAATACCAACGTTGCATCCTTGACCGCTCAGCGCAATCTGGGCGCAAGCCAGAGTTCGCTGAACACTTCCATCCAACGCCTGTCGTCGGGCCTGCGCATCAACAGCGCCAAGGACGACGCCGCTGGCTTGGCGATTTCGGAGCGCTTTACATCGCAGATCAAGGGCCTGAACCAGGCTGTGCGTAACGCCAACGACGGTATCTCTTTGGCGCAAACCGCTGAAGGCGCGCTCAAGGCTTCTGGCGACATCCTGCAGCGTGTGCGTGAACTGGCCGTGCAATCGGCCAACGCCTCCAATAGCGCTGGTGACCGCAAGGCGCTGCAGCAAGAAGTCTCGCAGCTCGTCTCTGAGCTCGATCGCATCTCGCAAACCACCGAGTTCAACGGACAAAAGCTGCTGGACGGTAGCTTTGGCACCCAGCAATTCCAAGTGGGCGCCAACGCCAACCAGACCATTACAGCGGCTACCGGTAACCTGCGCACTGCGGTGTACGGTAACAACCAAGTCGCTGCGGCTGGCGCTGCGGCCACCTCGGGTGCTTGGGGTGCCAATGGCGTGACCAGCTCGGCCGTGACCATCAATGGTTCTGTGGGTAGCAAGGTGGTCAACGTGGCCGCCAACGATACCGCCAAGACCATTGCTGACAATGTGAATGCAGTGAAGGGCGATACCGGCGTGACCGCTACGGCGCGCACTGAAGTGAGCTTGACATTTGGTGCTGCAGGCTCCTACTCGCTGAACCTGCGCTCTGACAACAGCACAGACCAAGCTGTGTCTTTCACGCTGAGCGCTGCAGGCACTGCCGACGGCTTGTCTGCCGCGGTTTCTGCCATCAACGATCAAAGCTCCAAGACCGGCGTGACGGCATCGTTGAACTCGGCTGGAACGGCCGTGGTGCTGACAAACGCTACCGGCAATGACATCCGTGTTGCTGACACCGCAGTGGCAAACTCTGGTGCTGTCACGGTGCAAAAGCTGGCAGCCGATGGCACCAACTCGGGCGCAGCCGCCACTTTGGCCGCAGACACCACGGCGAACAACGCCGTATCGAGTGGCTATATCACGCTGGACTCTGACAAGTCTTTCTCTGTGGATGCCTCTACAGCAGCGGCGACAGATGCGTTTGCTGACGGTGCTTCTACCTTGAAGAAGGTTTCTGATCTGGATGTGACCACCTTCGCCAAGGCCACGGATGCGCTCAAGACGGTGGACTCGGCCCTGTCGTTCATCAACGGTGAGCGCGCCAAGCTCGGCGCTTTGCAGTCTCGCTTCGAAACCTCGATTTCGAACCTGCAGGTGACTTCTGAAAACCTGTCATCCTCGCGTTCGCGTATCTTGGATGCTGACTTTGCTTCGGAAACCGCTAACCTGTCGCGTGCCCAGATCCTGCAACAGGCCGGTACCGCCATGGTGGCCCAGGCCAACCAGTTGCCTCAAGGTGTGTTGTCTCTGCTGCGTTAA
- a CDS encoding flagellin — protein sequence MAATINTNVASLTAQRNLGMSQSSLNTSIQRLSSGLRINSAKDDAAGLAISERFTSQIRGLNQAARNANDGISLAQVTEGAMKSAGDILQRVRELAVQSANASNSSGDRKALQQEVSQLVAELDRISQTTEFNGQKLLDGTFGTQQFQVGANANQTITAATANLRTTVYGNNQVQSPGVATGSGAWGANGVTSAAVTINGSIGSKVVNVAANQTAKTVADNVNFVKADTGVTATARTEVKLAFSAAGAYSLNLRSDNGADQAVSFTLSAANTADGLSSAIAAINDQSSKTGVTAALDNTGTAIILTNATGNDVRVADTAVVNSGAVTVQKLAADGTNSGAASTLAADSTADSTITSGYITLDSEKSFAIDNSTAAATDVFADSASTLQKVSDLDITTFGKATEALKTVDSALAFISGERAKLGALQARFETSISSLNITSENLSASRSRILDADFAAETANLSRAQILQQAGTAMVAQANQIPQGVLSLLK from the coding sequence ATGGCAGCCACTATCAATACCAACGTCGCATCGTTGACCGCACAGCGCAACCTCGGCATGAGCCAAAGTTCGCTGAACACCTCCATCCAACGCCTGTCGTCAGGCTTGCGCATCAACAGCGCCAAGGACGATGCGGCCGGACTGGCGATTTCAGAGCGCTTTACCAGCCAGATCCGTGGGCTGAACCAGGCGGCGCGCAATGCCAACGATGGTATCTCCTTGGCGCAAGTCACGGAAGGGGCCATGAAATCTGCCGGCGACATTCTGCAGCGGGTGCGCGAGTTGGCGGTGCAATCGGCCAATGCCTCCAACAGCTCCGGCGACCGCAAGGCGCTGCAGCAAGAAGTCTCGCAACTGGTGGCCGAACTCGATCGCATCTCGCAAACCACCGAGTTCAACGGACAAAAACTCCTGGACGGCACGTTTGGAACCCAGCAATTCCAAGTGGGCGCCAACGCCAACCAGACCATCACAGCGGCCACGGCCAATCTGCGCACCACGGTGTACGGCAACAACCAGGTCCAGTCTCCAGGTGTCGCCACTGGTTCTGGCGCATGGGGTGCCAACGGTGTCACCAGCGCGGCCGTCACCATCAATGGTTCTATCGGCAGCAAGGTGGTCAACGTCGCCGCCAACCAAACCGCCAAAACGGTGGCTGACAACGTGAACTTTGTCAAAGCCGACACTGGCGTGACCGCGACCGCCCGCACAGAAGTCAAGCTGGCCTTCAGCGCAGCGGGTGCCTACTCACTGAATCTGCGCTCTGACAATGGCGCCGATCAAGCCGTTTCTTTCACACTAAGCGCCGCCAACACGGCGGACGGCCTGTCCTCCGCCATTGCCGCCATCAACGATCAGTCGTCCAAGACCGGAGTGACGGCGGCACTGGACAACACCGGCACCGCCATCATCCTGACGAATGCCACAGGCAATGACGTCCGCGTGGCCGACACCGCCGTGGTGAACTCCGGGGCCGTGACGGTACAAAAGCTTGCGGCCGACGGCACCAACTCAGGCGCCGCATCGACCCTGGCTGCGGACTCGACAGCTGACAGCACCATCACCAGCGGCTACATCACGCTGGATTCGGAGAAGTCGTTTGCCATCGACAACTCCACCGCAGCAGCCACCGACGTGTTTGCCGATTCGGCATCCACCCTGCAAAAGGTGTCGGACCTGGACATCACGACCTTTGGCAAAGCGACCGAGGCGCTAAAGACCGTGGACTCCGCGCTGGCCTTCATCAGCGGTGAGCGGGCCAAACTGGGCGCGTTGCAAGCCCGCTTTGAAACCAGCATTTCGAGCCTGAACATCACCTCTGAAAACCTGTCAGCTTCACGCTCGCGCATTCTGGATGCCGACTTTGCGGCAGAAACCGCCAACCTGTCGCGCGCCCAGATCCTGCAACAGGCCGGTACTGCCATGGTGGCCCAGGCCAACCAGATCCCGCAGGGCGTGCTGTCGCTGCTCAAGTAA
- the fliE gene encoding flagellar hook-basal body complex protein FliE: MDLRISSSTAPLAGAGLARRAVAPQADSNDVGFSSALKGALQSVSAAQNRSTELQKEVQMENPAVSLEETMVAIQKAQVGFQATLHVRNRMVQAYTDIMNMQV, encoded by the coding sequence ATGGACCTTCGCATCTCCAGCTCCACAGCCCCCTTGGCGGGCGCCGGCCTGGCACGCCGCGCAGTCGCCCCCCAGGCAGACAGCAACGACGTCGGCTTTTCCAGTGCGCTGAAAGGCGCACTGCAGTCGGTCAGCGCAGCACAAAACCGCTCAACCGAGCTGCAAAAAGAAGTGCAGATGGAGAACCCTGCGGTCAGCTTGGAAGAGACCATGGTGGCCATTCAAAAAGCACAGGTTGGCTTCCAAGCCACGCTGCACGTTCGCAATCGCATGGTCCAGGCTTACACAGACATCATGAACATGCAGGTGTGA